One Molothrus ater isolate BHLD 08-10-18 breed brown headed cowbird chromosome 14, BPBGC_Mater_1.1, whole genome shotgun sequence DNA segment encodes these proteins:
- the LOC118698825 gene encoding serine/threonine-protein kinase PAK 3-like, whose translation MIQELVAAVCDFLSVASGLYFCPDKPWLLTAHLRNLIIQLSRGGYMATCPLATTLPPGPQLALSLPGQEENEKKVDKEPAAVSSGESIHTSSLLGAEDADDETFLLSDTLSRSSGALDKPRVRPQKKFPVIEEVLEQLRGIVNEGDPKTKYIDFLQVGQGGFGTVYKATDPATGNEVALKKTPLRRRSKKELVVNEIQIMKENRHPNIVNYIDSYLVNEDLWLVMEYVDGGTLTSVLLRVLMEEGMIAAISKECLKALDFLHSKNVIHRDVKSDNILLGMDGSVKLTDFGLCAQLTPERSTRCTMLGSPYWVAPEIVKRKEYDTHVDIWALGIVAIEMLEGEPPYFKESPIQAQRLIARNRYPPLRMPSKMSILFHAFLHSCLDTNPSMRWTARELLQHPFLRTAMSLSVLPDLICVARKICQATETAQDSSANPEQKKE comes from the exons atgaTCCAGGAACTTGTTGCCGCAGTGTGTGATTTTCTGTCTGTTGCATCTGGGCTGTATTTTTGTCCAGATAAACCCTGGCTGCTGACAGCTCATCTGAGGA ATCTGATCATCCAGTTATCCAGAGGTGGATACATGGCAACCTGTCCTTTG gccacAACATTGCCACCAGGACCTCAGCTGGCTCTTTCCCTTCCTGGacaagaggaaaatgagaagaagGTGGACAAGGAACCTGCAGCTGTTTCCTCAGGAGAATCA ATCCACaccagctctctgctgggagctgaagaTGCAGATGATGAGACATTTCTCCTGTCTGACACCCTCAGCAGAAGCTCAGGTGCTCTGGACAAACCCAGGGTCCGGCCACAGAAGAAATTCCCTGTGATAGAggaagtgctggagcagctga ggGGCATTGTGAACGAGGGGGACCCTAAGACCAAATACATTGATTTTCTTCAAGTTGGCCAAGG GGGTTTTGGGACTGTTTACAAAGCCACGGACCCAGCCACAGGAAATGAG GTGGCCCTAAAGAAGACGCCTCTCCGCAGACGGAGCAAGAAGGAACTCGTTGTCAACGAGATTCAGATCATGAAGGAAAACAGGCACCCCAATATTGTCAATTATATAGACAG CTACCTGGTGAATGAAGACCTGTGGCTCGTGATGGAATATGTGGATGGAGGCACTTTAACCAGCGTTCTTCTCCGAGTCTTAATGGAGGAAGGAATGATAGCTGCTATCAGCAAGGAG TGCCTCAAAGCCCTGGATTTTCTTCATTCAAAGAACGTGATCCACAGAGATGTCAAAAGTGACAATATTCTTCTCGGGATGGACGGATCTGTGAAACTGA CTGATTTTGGCCTGTGTGCTCAGCTGACCCCGGAGCGGAGCACACGGTGCACGATGCTTGGCTCTCCTTACTGGGTAGCACCAGAAAttgtgaaaagaaaggaatatgACACCCACGTGGACATCTGGGCCCTTGGGATTGTGGCCATTGAAATGCTGGAGGGAGAACCTCCATACTTCAAAGAAAGCCCCATCCAG gctcaGCGCCTGATTGCCCGGAACAGGTACCCCCCTCTGAGGATGCCCAGCAAGATGTCAATTCTGTTCCACGCCTTCCTGCACTCCTGCCTGGACACCAACCCCAGCATGCGCTGGAcagccagggagctcctgcag CATCCATTTTTACGAACAGCCATGAGTCTCTCTGTCCTGCCTGACTTGATCTGTGTAGCCAGGAAAATCTGTCAGGCCACGGAAACAGCTCAGGACAGCAGTGCCAACCcagagcaaaagaaagaataa